From the Candoia aspera isolate rCanAsp1 chromosome 3, rCanAsp1.hap2, whole genome shotgun sequence genome, the window GTTTCCAACTGCCGAGCTTCTGACtgtaatggtcctctgactcagcgtcttaaccactgagccaccgtggcCCCTTCTTTAAATGATATTGTCATATTATCCATTTTTGCATGCAAGTTAACACGAGGAACCTTCACTCTCCACATCAGTTTATCCATCACAGACGACAAATGGGCAGGAAGCTCCTACAGCTTCTCTAACAAGTGAGGGCACAGGCTATCTGCTCTAGTGCAGAAAAGGGACATGCATGCTGGACAGCCCAGCAGAAGccatgtccattttttcagcattaTGTGGTTCCTATTGATTTGCAGCTTGTCCCATCTTTTTCACCCATGGGGGAAAACAAGACACTGGCGAAGTGGTGAAGCTGACCCTGTCTGTGTTTCTGTAGGAGTGCTGGCAGTATGCTTTCTGTTGGCTTTGCTACGCTTCCAACATGCAAGGCAGCAGATGGCAAAAGACAATGTAGAGGCcagcaacaacagaaaaaaagaggctttttggggggtgggggagagagagagagatgaaacttTACTTGAAGTGTATGGACTGGATGGGGCAGACTGGCAGTACAATGCCTGTAGGCCTGAGATTCCTCACCTTGATGTGCAAGCTGTACTGATTCAGGCCTACGAATTGTTTTCTTAAGAACAGCAAGagcctctcctttcctttcttcatttggTCTTCAGTTTTAGATCTGTACTAAGACCCATGTTATGAAACCGTATGGAACACTATTAATAAAACTAGTCTTAATTACACTTATTTGGTGCCTGAACTCTATATAGGTAGTCTCAACTTAGGACGGCAATTGGGACCACAACTGCCATCGCTTAGCAATAGTAATTCctgcagtcccaattgctgttgttaactgaatcctacagctgttaggcaaggcaacttcctgccgacttcccacaaccaagtcagctggcaggaagttgcaagtctcaggctgcttgcaagcaggccagcaggcaggtaagtggctgctgtcgAGTGGGGAAGGACACAAGGGGGGGGTACGAGGGTGCGAGTGAGGAGCagtgaggctcagggagggtgcacgaggGTGCGAGGGAAGCATGGTGAagctcagggagggtgcgcaggggtgcatgagtggctggtGCGGCACAAGTGCAGAGCAGCTGGAGGAGCGTGAGctggtgggggagacttaccccagtgacttgagaccttccctgctggcttccccattgactttctggggaagccggcagggaaggtgacaaatggcaatcacatgactggggggtgCTGCCACCATcgttaagtgtgagctggttgccaagcacccagattgtgatcacatgaccacaggggtgctgagACGGATGGAactccgaggaccagttgtaaccacgATTCCTTTAGCACCCttataactttgaacggttgctgaatgaatgatccTAAGTTGAGGCCTAGCTGCAGTCAAGATTTAATTGATAGCACAGCAAGTGATTtgacaaagaaaatggaagacaTACCTGCCAAGTAGCCGAGTGACCACCAGCCACCATATGCATACAACCCTTGGAAAAATGCTTCTGAGATCTGCACAGCATCTGGAATCTCTGAACTGAAAGCATTCTCAAATCTGgctgtgttctttttctttcctctgatCAACAGAACTACTCCCCCGATTGCAATGATGGAGAGAGCCATCATCTTGAGAAAGGTGAAAACAGTCTGCACCCAAGCAGCCATCTTGACACTTCGACCATTGAGAACCCCAAGGAACCAGAGAACAGCCAGTGCCAAACATTTCTTTACCATCTCAGGAGCTGGGCACTCTCCATAGAAAGGCTGAACGGCATATTCAGCAAACAACAAGGCTCGAGCAGCATTTGAGGCTGGTCTGTTGAACATTGCTGTCCATAAGAAGATAAAAGCCAATGGAGAGCCAAGGGCTCTTTTTATGTGGCTGTATTCCCCTCCTGAAAGTGGCAATGCTGTGATTAGCTCTGCGTAACAGAGAGCACCCATCAGAGACACAATGCCACAAGCAGCCCAGATTACTAAAGCCACACCAACGTTGAGCAAGGAATATTTGAGCACCCCAGTTGGGGAGACAAAAATCCCTGCACCTATAATTGTGCCTACTATGAAGCTAACTCCTTCTAAATAGCCAATTGTCTTTTCAAGCTGgatctttttttcatttgtatttgctGCTTTAGCCTGATTACCTTGGTCTCTCTCcatgttttcagttttcttttggtGTTTTTAGTGAGCATCTGAGGGTAACTTGAAGGCCTTACACTCTTCCCTTCTTGAGTGATTTCAGAACTGTGTCCTTTTAAGTTTAAAAGGAAAGGGGCTGATGATTAACTACATCTTGTCAAAGAAGTTGGACAAGTTTTGCAAACAATTAACTCAATCTGTGCGCTCTCCTCACAACAGATACGATCCAGTTGTTGTTTTTGGAGAGTTATCAGCTGATGGGTAGCAGGCAGACTGTCTCCTGAAcctctttacataatttctgtCCAATATACCtttgggttggaaagaagaaCAATGTAGAGAAAGCACACAAATCATGGCTTCTgggattctttccaaccccttgcTAGCAGCTCCATTCTAGATCGTGTGACCAGGAGGGAAAAGGGATGAAACTTCAAAAGAATGCAGTGGGCAGCATTCTGAGCCTGTACCCAATCGAGTTTCTCATAGGAATATACTGGGGAGAGATTTTTGGAATTTTTTCTCTCTAGCATACAGCCCATTTTCAAGCTCAGTCTTACTTTTGTTGGCTTCTCCTGCCACAAAAGATTGGAtcccattctgttctgttttgggaAACTTATCCTGCTGAAAGGCAGGCAGACCAACAGACAGAGTCCCAAGCctttttacataatttctttccagtgTTTCATTGGATTGCAAAGAATAAAAAACTATCAGTAAGACAGAACTGTCAATTTTCCtgtactttttaaactttttttttttacattttttaacttttttttactcAAAGTCTGCTACCAAATCTAAATGTCTGGGTAATCAAAATGACATTGTCAATATTCCTCCCAGATTACTCATTACATGAAACATATGGCCATAAAACTTTACTGGTTCCTTAATGATTTAGCAAACCGTTACCCTGGACTGAGGCAACACTTCAAGGGCTTCAGATGTTTGGTTtgtcaaaaaaacaaagaaaattcctAGAGATTTCATCTGCTGGCCTTtggtcttttaaaaactttttttccttacaaaatAAAATTGTTCACCAGCCATTTTTACTGTCTTTACTCCCCAatcatatacagatagtccttgcttagcaactactcgttcagcgaccatttgaagttacaacagcactgtaCAAGTAGACTCACAGATGGTCCTTGAAGCTGTGGTCATTGCAGCatccttgcagtcatgtgatagtgattcaggcacttggcgacTGGGGTGCAACTACAATGGTCACAtctcgcggtcacatgatcatcatttgacaccttcactgccagcttccaacaagcaaagtcaatggggaagcttgcAGGAAGTTActgtcacgtgacatcatgcttaataacatgtgatttgcttaacgaccacaactagaactgctgtcataagtcagcatGTTTACATGATTTTTTGCTTTAGGACcgcgttgcttagcaacagagttcccagtTCCAATTACGGTCCTaaactgaggactacttgtatatgttTATATCCAAACTAAGTTAAGTTCCCTTTGAGTTTCCAGGTACGTATGCATCCTATACCTTTTACCTAACACAAAGCCGCATTACCATACTTCTGAGTGCATGTGTAAAGTATTCTGCTGTATTTTCCCAAAAGTAACATAGTAGGCCAAGCCCATGaagcataaaatgcaatacacAATGCCATTATAGCTGAGCTGACAGGTTTAATATTGCATTCTAAGCCGTACAAACGGTCAGCAGTTGATATTTTTCTATGCAATACATCACTATCATCATTTTAGGGTTTTTTGGATGCTTTCAAAACAGACACAAGCTATAGGCAAGCAGCTTGGTTGACAGCCTTTTCGTTCACCTTTCTGCCTAAATGGGTTGAGACAACATGGACGCAAAATTCAGATGAAGCTTAATACAAAAGCTGTTATCACAGAAGATAACAGATGTAGCATAAACAAAGATGATTGGAAGGACTGCCTCTCTTCATGCTTGTTTAAGTAATAATAGTTCTAAGAATAGTCTTATTTATGTACCTCAGAGGCCTTTGCTTCAGGGCATTTCAGAGAGTCCACACAATTCCTCAGCCTGGAACAACTTAGACCAAATAAGGTGttcacagaaacaaagaaaaatcaagaaGGGATAGAGATATGCTCGGCCCTTTCCATTTAAAATCAGTGGCATCATTGGGACTGGAATCTGGAGCCACGCAGCCAGGGGACTCCAAATAAACAGCAGCCAAAGGAAGCATGATGTAGCAGCCCATCAGTCAAACAGGTAAAATATTAACAATTCATGTGAATCATTGTATCTGCCAATAATCTTCATTTGCCCCAAATGTATCTGTGCCCTGGGCAGGGACCAGAGGGATTCAGAGACAAGGTGTCTTGTTAGGCTCTGCACCCAACCTGtagaaatgattaaaataaaagttaaggcACTGAGCACCCTTTCTGCTCATAGTTGCCAgctcctgggaaggaggcaggggaATAACCAGGGCAGTGATAACAAGGGAATGCAGCAGAGTGGTCAAGAGTGACATTTTGCCCCAGGTCCCCACAGACCGGACCACCAAGGTACGATGTAGGTGACTAACTCAGCAACCCATAAGGTTTTCATGGGTGCCTCTTCCTACTATGGTTGAAATTAAATTTATGTGTAGTTAAATTTGATGACATGctgcctccttcccctcccccactcccaaaCCTGTTAACAGCTTAGGAAACTTGTCATCAATGTCATTCTTGCCCTAAACTAATTAAACCTCAAAATCACAGCTGGTTAACAAATCATTGTATAATAACAAACTATTACACCTTAGAGTGTAACAAATCAGAAGAGTCAGACAGAATCTACAGAGTGACTTCTGCTGATTGGCAAACAGGAttaagctagctagctagctaataTCCCAGCAAATTCAGAATTATCACAGATGGCACTCCTCTTTGGAGACATGTGTGCCCTTCAGATTAATGATTTAGCACTCTGTCCATTTCTGGAAACTGACAAATATCTGTACATATGCCTTACCAGACAGCATCCATATTTTCTTAGGGGGTGCCAACAATGTCTTTTTGTTAATGtgtaaaaaataattacaacagATGGCCAGTAAATTTATGCATAATCGTCAAGCTAGCACAAAACAATGTGGTATAGAACCAAATTCTGGGAAATGTGTGCAGTTGAAATCTTGTTCCAGGATATAAAAGATGGATAAACTTAATTTACAGTAAAGCAAAGCTAAAGAAGCCTTTAAGTCAAGCATGAGCACTAGTCATTTTATGGACAtgttcatgcaattttcttggcagcaatatggaagtggtttggcattgacTTTTTTCAACTTCAGTCTAGTCAACACCCTGGAACCCCTTTCTGTCTCTTCTATCTAAGTATTAACCAAGCCTGATCTGTTTAGCTTCCAAGACCAGAGAAGGCCAAAAGAGGTAGCCCAAAAGTAGCCAGCAGGTTACCTCACAATTGTAATTGTTGCTCCCAACTAAAGTCTCAACCTCTGTCCTATTTTTTGTGCTAAGTCAGAAGATGAGAGACAGCAGTTAAAGGGCTGGACTATGACAGGGAGGGCCAGGTTCAAACTCTGCTTATGAAACTCACAGGTTGATCTTTAGCAGTCATTGTCTTGCGCCATAATTTTCACAGGAGTTTTGTGAAAGTAAACACTGTGGGGAACAGCTTCTGGGTTTATTAGCCAACCACAGGCTCTCTTTCACAGCCAAGTTAAAGTGCTACTCACCATTCCTGAGACAGAAAAAAACTACACTGGCATAACTACCCCCACTAGTGATCCCTACCTTGCCACAGGAACGATGCTAGCAAATGGTGCTGTTTTTATTATGAGCAGAATTAAGTCAAGTTAGGGACAGGGATTTGGAAGTTTTCTGCCAGCTTTATTCCCCTCTCACCCAATGCCACTAGATACAGGAAAACATCCACCAGTCACTCTCTTTGGTGTGGGCTGGGGTTGGGATAGACTGGCATTtccagccatctgtcaaaactcattCTGGTTTTGTGCAGCTGCATTCAGAGGGAGCCTGAGGATTCCAGAACACAGTGTGTTGAAAGCAGCCCAAAGTTTGCAGATGTGAGGAGTGTGATACCAGAAAGCAGCAGAGAGCtggttctctctctccctcttcaccATGCAGTCCCTTTTCAGGCCAATCCAAGACTCCAGGCCAGGGAGTTGCTCAGAGACCTGGCAGGGAAAGAGAGTCTGGTTTGAAGGAAGAAATTCTCCCATTCCCAAAGCAAAAGGCCTTGGAAGACAGTGCCCAAAGACCAGAGAAGGGGGTGGGAGGTGTACCACATTCAAGTGCCAATTGCTGCTGATCCCACCCCCTGGCGATCCCTTGATTGCAACACCAACTGCATGGCCAGTGAGGCACATGGCGAAGCTGCCACAGCTTGTTTTTTGcttaagggggaaaatattaatttaacaCCCAGACAGCTAAGGAtaactttaagctgcctcagtaAGGGGTGAGGATGAGAGGAAGGCAAAGCGAAGAGTTAAgtgttttctatatctctttggagtccttggggctctctgagccttgttgttttcttgcagatgtttcattgccagactaggtaacatcttcggTGAGAAAagggatgttgcctagtctggcaatgaaacatctgcaagaaaacagcaaggctcagagagtaccaaggactccacagttcaaccctgagctacaaatattctctttgattggtactttatctctttgctgccatctagtggtaattTGGGTATATGCCATCCTGATGTGATAGCTCTAGAAAAACTGCTTCATTTAATGAAATAATCTCTCAGCATTTGCAGCAGATAAAGGTGTCCCACTGCAAATATTAATTACAGTTGTGCTTTGACTTGCAGagcaaataatttaattttaaccatCTGCTCAGACTTCTAGCAATtatcaagaagaaaagaaacaggagaaaCCTTGCGGGGAGGAGGTTAAAGGTGGCAAAAGATAAATGCGAGGGGGAAACGGCTTCAACCTTATGTGCCTGTAGCAGGGATTTAGGTACACAATTAAGGCATTTGTAATTGATGACATTGCCACACACCTGCTATTTTGGCACTGCTGCTGCAGTTTACTGCCGACTCTGCTGAGCAGCATCTGATCCTAACTGTGCCATCTCCACTTTGACAGGTACCCACCTCTtcctgatttttctccttcaaatgcCACTTTAAATGGTCCCCTTGAGCCATGGGATTTCCTTGTTTTGCAAGATTTTTCCAATCTCCACTGGCAATGCAAATACAACTCACAAATGTTATCCCTGTATGTGGAACACAAAAACATTCAGCCTGGTGCCCAATGGACATGTTGAACTGCATTAGCATTCCCCCCATCCCATCAGCTCTGCAATGCTTACTGTATATGCATTATGCAATGGTTATTGTTATAATTCACCTCTCCCCTCATTgcaggtgggagggagggaacccTGGAACAGAGTGAAACCATTTTATACACCCAGTAATGTAGACCAGTACTATTCGCTTCTTACATTTAAATCCTAAAACAGTGCTTGATCCTTAAGACTGTGTAGGTTGCACTAGAGCAATACACAACCCACAGGTCTGCAACTTAAAGAAATACCCCCGCTTTTTCAGAGCAGCTCTTTTGGATTTTGAATCAAAGAATATTTcattcaaaatgcaaaatatttgctTGAGTAAGTCAGGGCTATCGGATCAGGGCTGCAAACATCCCAACAATGGCCagacagcagccaagagatatggcaacttcctgctgccatctggtggtcctGTGAATTTCTCAGATCGTGGAGCCCTAACGTAGTTCTCCCAAGGAAGAAGCCGGTTGGGCTTTACACCTCTAGGGATGTAAACTCGAGTTCTCAAATCCAGTACCCCTGCTCGCCCTTTCGAAGCACTCGACTAGACGTCCCTTCGCCAAAATGGGAGGCACACGGAATCATCACCGACAGTTTCGATTTCAAACCCAACAAATCAAGAGCAGGTTAACATGCCAAAAGAGCGAGGCATTCATATTTTCTCCTTGATGCcctgccttccttttttcccaagaaataaaaatagccaaTCTTATCGTTTGGCAAGTCCAGGTTCGTATCAGAAATGACATTACGAAAGTAACGGGCTGGAATTGCATTGCCGgactgggtttttatttttaatggtttgAATAGGATAGCACATGGATATTTTGTACTTGCAACTGTGGAATCAGAAGAACATCAGGCGCGCCTTTGCTCATAACTTACTTCTTTCCTACATGCACCCACAACTGCAATCACCTTCTACACTTTCTACCTGATTTTTCTCACTTCCGCCCCTGGGGTAAGGAGAGGGAAACAAAACCCTTTTTCTACTTCTGTCCTTTCGCAGCGGGACTTCGCAGCCACGTTTTCCTCCCCTTTGCGTCTGTTGGAAGGCGGAGCTGGAACAGCCCATTCCTCCCGTCATGCTCAGCGGTGCCGTTGGCGCAGTCACAGCGAGGACAACCTGGTGGGCAGGGCTCAAAGCGGAGGGCGGGAGTCACCGCGGTTGACCCTGGGGGTTGTTAAGCGGAGTGGGATGGCGGAGGTCTGCGTGTTTTCAGGCGAGCTCAGCCTCATGGATAAAGGCATTAAGAGGTGAGTGGCTGCAGGGAGGAAGTGAGAGATCCGTACGGGAGAGTTTCCGAGCTTTTGCAAAGTCCATTTTCAGAGCTGCTGCGAGGCTGCATCATTTTTGCACACTTGGGAGTGTTTCTCCTTCCACCGCGGGGCAATCTGCAAGGGCTGGTGTACATTTGGGGTACCACAGCTCCAACTTTGGGGATCTTTCCCGATCCCTTGGCCATTTTAAAGTAGAGTGGGAAATGATAAACCTGAATTGTTGGTCAAATACAGCTTAGGCTTTTAAGCTATTTGGAGAAAGATAGAAGGGATGCTCCAGATAATATGTGGCCATCTTTTTATATGGGAGAAGATGGCAGGTAAGTTGAGGCCGACCTTTGTAAAAATGTCTTTCCATAAGATATAGATTAAGTTATATACTGCTACTATAAGGCAACTACTATAAGAATGATGGCTGTTGGCTTAGATTCTTTAGGCAGTTTGGTGGAGAAAAGTTTATCAATGGCTGCAAGTCATGATTTTTTTATTCATTAATAGTTATTAAGTATTTTtaatactgagagccagtttggtctagtggttcagacCAGAAACCagaagatcatgagttctagtccagccttaggcccaaagccagctgggtgactttgggccagttgctctctctcaaccctaggaaggaggcaatggcaaaccacttctgaaaaaccttggaagaaaactacaaggacttgtccaggcagtcacagttgcacgggttaaaaaaaaattaatactaaaCTTTTTCTCCAGAGAATCATGAAAATACTGGTGTACCTTGAGAAACTGGTATATGGTTATGATGGGCATGAATACTTGGTATTTGTTACTTCAGTGTTTCTACTTATTGTTAAAACCAATGTTTTGTGGTTTTGTCATTTTGTAGTTTAGCAGAGCTACCTTTAAGTTCAGAACTTCACACACTCAACTTGCACTGTAACCTGATCTCCAGAATTGAGAGGCTTGACCACCTACTGAACTTGCAACATCTAGATCTCTCATCAAATCGCATACGTTGGATTGAAGGGCTAAGTCATCTTGCAAACCTGCGTACCTTAAATTTGGCTTGCAACTTGATAACAAAAGTTGAAGGTCAGTCCTTGGATGAAAGATGGTTATCTTTCTACTGTGAATAGTGAATTTAGTAGCTTTGGTTGAGGCTTGATGTTGCATTAACACAGGTTTCCTTCCATTTGTGGATGTGAAatatagagcagtatttctcaaccttggcaactaccagatgtgtagacttaaGGCCTAGAATCCTCTAGCTGGGATGGGGAATtcgggaagtccacacatctgaagttACCATGAATGGGAAACATGGTGTAGAGCAGGGGGTTCTGAACTGTGGTCTGTAGATAAATTTTGGGGACTCTGTGAATGGATGGGAAAAGAATTACAACTTTATGTTCACTGGTTTTTCATTCAATAATGTATGTCCGAAAAAATGTAATTTATGATCTGTAGACTCCAAAAGTGTTCACTTCAGGAAAACTCACTGTCTAAAATTATACCCTGCAAAGTGTATTGTCTTGTTatagatttaatggattaataaagaagc encodes:
- the SLC7A13 gene encoding solute carrier family 7 member 13 isoform X2 yields the protein MERDQGNQAKAANTNEKKIQLEKTIGYLEGVSFIVGTIIGAGIFVSPTGVLKYSLLNVGVALVIWAACGIVSLMGALCYAELITALPLSGGEYSHIKRALGSPLAFIFLWTAMFNRPASNAARALLFAEYAVQPFYGECPAPEMVKKCLALAVLWFLGVLNGRSVKMAAWVQTVFTFLKMMALSIIAIGGVVLLIRGKKKNTARFENAFSSEIPDAVQISEAFFQGLYAYGGWWSLGYLAEEVKNPSRNILWTVITALPLVIIFYLLVNISYLTVLTPKEIVSSVVVAVTWAERVIPSFAWIIPVSVAVSIFGALNGSMFTLGRLSYAASQSGHLPIIVSMLNVHRFTPAPAMILSTIIATTFLISSDLTALMNYFGFSIWLMTGLTCASLIVLRYREPNLHRPYKVCLPVAFGMVAISLFLVLVPVIWSPKVQNPTDIK
- the SLC7A13 gene encoding solute carrier family 7 member 13 isoform X3, with the translated sequence MERDQGNQAKAANTNEKKIQLEKTIGYLEGVSFIVGTIIGAGIFVSPTGVLKYSLLNVGVALVIWAACGIVSLMGALCYAELITALPLSGGEYSHIKRALGSPLAFIFLWTAMFNRPASNAARALLFAEYAVQPFYGECPAPEMVKKCLALAVLWFLGVLNGRSVKMAAWVQTVFTFLKMMALSIIAIGGVVLLIRGKKKNTARFENAFSSEIPDAVQISEAFFQGLYAYGGWWSLGYLAEEVKNPSRNILWTVITALPLVIIFYLLVNISYLTVLTPKEIVSSVVVAVTWAERVIPSFAWIIPVSVAVSIFGALNGSMFTLGRLSYAASQSGHLPIIVSMLNVHRFTPAPAMILSTIIATTFLISSDLTALMNYFGFSIWLMTGLTCASLIVLRYREPNLHRPYK